ATATATAGTGATACTCTCTGACTGCCGTGACTGGGCCGGCCCAAAAAGGAATGGTGTCCCTGAAAGCCAGGGGTTAATTTCTGAGATGGCTGAAGGGGCCAGAAGGGTGCTTATACTCAACCCTGAACCCTCAAAAAAGTGGGATGCTGTTGATAGCTGCGTATCCCTTTACAGGGATGCCGGGGCAACCATAAAGGAGGTCAGGACACTCAGGCAGCTTGCAGAGGCCATAGAGAAACTATAGGCATATGATGGATCAGCTGAAGTTATCCAGGGTGACTCCCCTGGCTGAACGGAGCTCCCTGGGGGGTTCAAGGGACCTGAACTCCAGGCCCTCATCCTCCAGCATCTCCATAGCATCATGGGTTATTGATGGTGCTACAAGCATGCCCCTGACACCCCTCCTGTCATCCCGGAATTCATCAAGGTACCTTTTGAGCTGTTTAACCGCACTCACACCGGCTTTCCTGCTTTTAAGTTCAATTATGACCAGGGAACCATTCTCATCCTTCCCGAGGATATCTATAAAACCGGCATCCGTGGAGTATTCCCTGGCAACCGGCCTGAAACCCTTCTCAATCAGGTGGGGATGCTCCATTATCATATCACCCATATCCCTTTCATGTCCAGCCACCTCAAGTTCATGCCGGTCCCTTGCAGTGTAGCAGGATACCAGGTGGGCTTCATGGATCTCGACTTCAAGGCGCTCCTCAGGGGACCTCCTTATACTTTCAAGGTATAGCTTCCCCCCCTTCATGTAGCTCCTGCATCTTGATCTGGGGGGCTGCCAGTTCACCGGGTCCACCTTACGGTCCTGGTGTATCATGAAGGTCCCATCCGGTTTTATGACGATCAAACGCTCTCCAGGTTCAAGCCGGCTCCTGGCACGGCCCTCATAGGATGCACTGCAGCATGCAAGTATCACGATAAGCACCCTCTTCCTTATGCCTTCCTCAATAACCCTGTAGGCCTTCTTGGGGGATGGATTTTCAAAAACCTGACACTTCATAGGATTCACTTCTTCTGGGGTTACGTCTTCTCTTTTTTCATTTTGACTTTATTTTATTAGGTGGGGGTCTTTATGGTTTTCATTTTGACTTTCTTTTATTAGATTTTTGGAGGGAGAAGTTTATGGCTTCGGGATTATATTTTCTTCTAGATCTTCTAAAACTATTAGTACTTCAAGGGATAACCTATATTATGGTCTCATAGGAGGGATTCAGAATGCTCATAGACCCTATGAGATACTGTGCCATTCCATTCCTCGGGAGATAGGGTTATCATGATAAAGGAGTTTGTTATAGGGACAGAGCTCTCCCCGGCATATTACACTGACCTCCTTGATTTCATATACAGGTACTATTTTCTTCCAGGGGATTTCCTGGAAACCCGGAGATCCGGGGACCGGATAGTATTCAGTGCCCTGATTAAGGGGAAAGGGGTGCGGGGTGAGATAATCCCGGGCGAAAACTTCAGGCTTGTACTCGAGTACCCCCCGGACCTTGAGGCTGAAGCAGAGGGGATATATGAGGATATATTCACATCAATCCAGGTCTTTGAGGAAAACATGCGC
The sequence above is drawn from the Methanothermobacter wolfeii genome and encodes:
- the nucS gene encoding endonuclease NucS, which gives rise to MKCQVFENPSPKKAYRVIEEGIRKRVLIVILACCSASYEGRARSRLEPGERLIVIKPDGTFMIHQDRKVDPVNWQPPRSRCRSYMKGGKLYLESIRRSPEERLEVEIHEAHLVSCYTARDRHELEVAGHERDMGDMIMEHPHLIEKGFRPVAREYSTDAGFIDILGKDENGSLVIIELKSRKAGVSAVKQLKRYLDEFRDDRRGVRGMLVAPSITHDAMEMLEDEGLEFRSLEPPRELRSARGVTLDNFS